ATTAAAGAAAAGCCTTGAGGCCAAGGATAAGATGTTGAGCTTCCTTGACAAGCTCATGGAAAACGTGAAGCAAGACGAGAAGTCTCTGGCAGGGACACCATTTGAACCCTTGGTCCTTGCGGCAAAGAAAGCCAACATCAAGGTGAAGGATTTGACCCTGAAGTTCATCCAGAATGAGGAGGAGATCGATCGGATCCAGGCATACCTTTTTAAGAATATCAAGGAGATACTCGGCAAGATTGAGCAGGAAATGATAGAAGGGGAAACCTTCTTTTATTCCAGGGTGAAGTCCTATTTCCGGAGCATAGTGGTGATCCTCGGGGTAGCCTCACTACTGGCCATCCTCCTGAGTTTTTTCACCTCGAGATCTGTTTCCTCCGCTCTTAAGCGGATTATTAATGATCTTCGTGAGGCCTCGGAACAGGTATCTTCTGCTTCAGGCAACGTCTCCCAGGCCGGTCAGGCCCTTGCCGAAGGGGCATCGTCCCAGGCCGCCTCCCTGGAAGAAACCTCTTCTTCTCTGGAAGAGATGGCCGCCATGACGAAGCAGAATGCGAACAACGCCCAGGAGGCCGACAACTTGATGAAAGAGGCCAACCAGGTTGTCAACGCCGCTAATCGCTCAATGAGCGGCTTGACCAGATCCATGGACGAAATCTCCAAAGCGAGTGAAGAAACCTCCAAGATCATCAAAACCATCGATGAAATTGCTTTTCAGACCAACCTCCTCGCCCTGAATGCGGCTGTGGAGGCCGCAAGGGCCGGAGAGGCGGGTGCCGGTTTCGCGGTAGTGGCGGATGAGGTGCGAAACCTGGCCCTTCGGGCGGCGGAGTCCGCCAGAGATACCTCGAGCCTCATTGAGGATACGGTCACGAAGATCAAACAGGGCTCTGAGCTGGTGACCGAAACCAATGAAGCCTTCTCCAAGGTGTCGGAAAAGTCTGCAAAGGTCGGTGAATTGGTTGCGGAAATCGCCGCCGCCTCAAACGAGCAGGCCGAAGGAATAACCCAGTTGAACAAGGCGATGGCGGAGATGGATGCAGTTGTCCAGCAGAATGCGGCCAATGCCGAGGAATCCGCTTCGGCCTCCGAGGAAATGCGCTCCCAGGCTGTTCAGATGAAGTCCATCGTGGAGGACCTGATTACGCTCGTGGAGGGTGAAAAAGGGGCACATGGGAGCCCCACGGTGACCTCCGGTTCCTCCCAGGTTTCCCGGGGAAAGACCCAGACCCAGGGAGGAATGATCCCTTTGGATAATCCTGAATTTTTGGAATAAAAAAACTGGTGGGTGGCTGTAGCTGGTGGCCGTGGGAGTTCCGGATCAGATGGCGACGTTTACGGGTACTGGCTCCAGCACCCGAACAAGGTCCTTGGGAGCGATTTCCGCCAGGAGCCCCCTTTTCCCAGCATTGATATAGATCCTGGGGAGAGAGAGGATCGACTCTTCCACATAGACTTTCAGGGGTTTTCGGGTCCCGAAGGGTGATGTCCCGCCGACGATATACCCAGTGTGCTTCCGGGCGGTTTGGGGATCGCAGGGTGTGACGGACTTGACTCCCAAGGTTCTGGCTAAGTTCTTGGTGGAGACCTGTTTGTCGCCGTGCATGAGAACGATCAGAGGGTTTTTCTTCTCGTCTTCCATTACCAGGGTCTTGATGACCAGGTGCTCGTCAACGCGAAGTTCCCTTGCTGAAACAGTTGTTCCTCCGTGCTCCTCGTATCGGTATGCATGAAGGAGAAAAGGGACCTTCCGAGCCTTCAGAAACCTTATGGCCGGAGTCGCCGGTATTTTTTCTTTTCCCATCTCTGACTACTGACCATCCATAAATGGCCCTTTTCCTCAATCTTCCGCCTTTCTCACGGCTACTGAGTGACAAGCCCGCCAAAAAGCCGGCGGACAAGCGGTGTCAGACTCAAACCGGGGACCCGCCCTAAAGGTGGGGAGTCGTCACTACACGCGGACAAATTTTAATGTCCCATACTGGGAATGGGAGAAAATCCCTCGCCTTCAGGCGAAGACTTTAGTTTGCTCGTTTTTTTGGGTAGGATTCAAGGGTCCAGGGTTCGAGTGAGAAAAAAGGATGTAAGGAAAAATGTTTTCACTTGACCCCTCGATCCCTTGGCCCTTAAAGCTATCGGCTTCAGCCGATAGTAGTTTGCTATCATTTAAGACGAAAGTGAATATTTGTTTTTCACAAATGCCAGGGATTCTTCAATGGCCCTCAAAGTCAAATCCAGGTCTTCTTCCGTGTGTCGAAAGCAGATATAGGAGTGGTGGTAAGGCGAGAAGAAGAACCCTTTGCGGATGAGCTGAGTATAGAAGTCTTTCCGTTTTCCTTTATATGTCCCTGTTTCATCCTTTTTGAAGGTGATGTAAAACATGGGGGCGACCCCGGTCAGCTCGGCGCCCACGTCATATTTATCCAGGATCGCTCGGATCTTCTTCATGAATCGCTCGCCCTTTTCCCATATATTATCGAGCACCCTGTCTCGTTCAAGGATTTCTATGGTCTTCAGGGCCGCGACAAACCCTTCACTGTTCGGGAAAAAGGTTGACGAAATAAAGAGCTTGTCAGCCGCCGCCATCATGACGTCCTTTTTGCCGGTTACCACGGAAATCGGGTATCCGTTTGCAATCGCCTTTCCCAGCACGGTCATGTCGGGAATAACACCATAGAGTTCCTGGGCACCACCCATCCTCAGCCTGAAACCGGTCCTTATCTCATCATAGACCAACACTGCGCCGTATTTGTCTGCAAGATCCCTTACCCCTTCCAGAAATCCGGGCGAGGGTTCCTGCATTTTTTCATGGTTTGGATGACCGAACGGAGTCATAATGATTGCGGCTGTCTCAGCACCGTGTTCGGCCATCAGTTTTTCCAGTTGATCAAGGTCATTATACTTAAACTCAAACACGTCTTCATAAAATTTTAAAGGAATCCCCCCCTTCATTTCAACGCACCAGTCATGCCAGCCATGGTATCCGCAACGCATGACCTTGATCTTGCCCGTATAGGCCCGTGCTATGCGAATACTGGCCGAGGTGGCGTCTGACCCGGTTTTCAGAAAAATACTCAACTCGGATGACGGCACAAGTTCGGTCAACTTTTTTGCCAGCTCATTTTGATATTTTTGTGTCAGGGTGAAGCAGATTCCTTTTTCCCTAACCTGTTCACAAACCGCGTTATCAACCTCTTCTTCACGGTAACCGAGAATAATGGGCCCGTAACCGCACAAGAAATCAATAAATTCGTTGCCGTCAACATCCGTAAGATGGCTTCCTTTGCCTGATTCGAAAAAAATAGGGTATTCACCTTCAATAAAATCGCTGGGTTTTCTTGCACCCAGAACTCCTCCCGGCACCAGGCCACACGCTTCTTCAAAGAGTTCCCTGCTCTTGGTTATATTCAGTTTCGGTGTCTCTTTCATGGAAAGTCTCCTGCCCGTATTAGATTTCAAACATGGAGGAAATTTTTTCTGTTTGATGGATTCTGGCACCTCGCTTTAAAAAGGCTGCCAGGAATTTGTCGGGATCAATGCAGCCCTCGGGGGCCATTACTCCCTTTTCCGTCACATCCCCGGCATTCATCATGAGGGCCGCTATCGAAGCCGGAATACCTGTCCCGGGGGCCATTCTTCCAACCATATCCGCCGTGTATGTCACCTTTTTCCCGCCTCGTTCGCCTTTGACGATTACTTTGAGGCCCGAAGCCTGAGGACCTTTGTCTCTCCCTTCAGGGATGGTCTCCCAAAGCTTAAGGGTCAGGTCGTAAGGTACCACGCTGGTGCCGTTGATATCCTTTGGCTCTTTACTCAGGAATCCCGTCTCTTTTTGTTCCTTGATCAATTCGTCTACCCAGAGAGGGATGAGCGCTCCTTTGATGATGACATTTTTTACCCCTTTGATATATCGGGGGATGGTCAATGGCTGGGGATGACCCACATAGCGGACATGGCACGTACCCAAAGGTTCCAGGAATTCTTCTGCTACCACATCGGTCCCGCCTTCCACGTAAACCAGTTCACCGTTGATATACTGGGGAATTTTCCCGAGGGTCATATGAAGACTATGGTCCCAGGCGGCGCCTGCAAGTTCTGCAATGCTTACCACCCAATAGAGGTAAATTTCTTCAACACTGTCCAATCTATCCGCGAACCATTTCACTAAGACATTATTGGTTCCGGGGTCTGATCCCATACCTGTAAGAACAGTAATGCCGGCTTCCTTCGCCACCTTGTCAATATCTGAGTTGAAAAGTATTTCGGTCCCTTCGTAATCATCACAAATATCAATATAGTTGACACGTGCTTCAACCGCTGCCCTGGCCACGGGCACGGCCGTTTTATAGAAGGGACCTGCGCAGTTGATTACAACATCCGAGTCCTTGAATGCGTTTACCATGCCGGCATGGTCATTTACATCCATCTTGACCAAGGTAACCTTTGCACTATCTCTTAACTTAGGCGCCAGTCTCTCCGGATCTGGAAATAAGTCTCCAAGGACAACATCCGACACCTCTTCTTGTTTTATCAGGTCCCGGGCAACTCCCTGCCCCATTCCCCCTGCTCCGCCCAGCACAAATACACGCATGTTTTTTACTCCTCCTATATGTGGCTCTTTTCTGCTTGAGTCAAGGAACTCGGGGAGCCCATGCCATGCCGACAAAAAGCCCGCCTGTCCCAG
This portion of the Deltaproteobacteria bacterium genome encodes:
- a CDS encoding aminotransferase class III-fold pyridoxal phosphate-dependent enzyme, with protein sequence MKETPKLNITKSRELFEEACGLVPGGVLGARKPSDFIEGEYPIFFESGKGSHLTDVDGNEFIDFLCGYGPIILGYREEEVDNAVCEQVREKGICFTLTQKYQNELAKKLTELVPSSELSIFLKTGSDATSASIRIARAYTGKIKVMRCGYHGWHDWCVEMKGGIPLKFYEDVFEFKYNDLDQLEKLMAEHGAETAAIIMTPFGHPNHEKMQEPSPGFLEGVRDLADKYGAVLVYDEIRTGFRLRMGGAQELYGVIPDMTVLGKAIANGYPISVVTGKKDVMMAAADKLFISSTFFPNSEGFVAALKTIEILERDRVLDNIWEKGERFMKKIRAILDKYDVGAELTGVAPMFYITFKKDETGTYKGKRKDFYTQLIRKGFFFSPYHHSYICFRHTEEDLDLTLRAIEESLAFVKNKYSLSS
- a CDS encoding saccharopine dehydrogenase NADP-binding domain-containing protein, with product MRVFVLGGAGGMGQGVARDLIKQEEVSDVVLGDLFPDPERLAPKLRDSAKVTLVKMDVNDHAGMVNAFKDSDVVINCAGPFYKTAVPVARAAVEARVNYIDICDDYEGTEILFNSDIDKVAKEAGITVLTGMGSDPGTNNVLVKWFADRLDSVEEIYLYWVVSIAELAGAAWDHSLHMTLGKIPQYINGELVYVEGGTDVVAEEFLEPLGTCHVRYVGHPQPLTIPRYIKGVKNVIIKGALIPLWVDELIKEQKETGFLSKEPKDINGTSVVPYDLTLKLWETIPEGRDKGPQASGLKVIVKGERGGKKVTYTADMVGRMAPGTGIPASIAALMMNAGDVTEKGVMAPEGCIDPDKFLAAFLKRGARIHQTEKISSMFEI
- the ybaK gene encoding Cys-tRNA(Pro) deacylase — encoded protein: MGKEKIPATPAIRFLKARKVPFLLHAYRYEEHGGTTVSARELRVDEHLVIKTLVMEDEKKNPLIVLMHGDKQVSTKNLARTLGVKSVTPCDPQTARKHTGYIVGGTSPFGTRKPLKVYVEESILSLPRIYINAGKRGLLAEIAPKDLVRVLEPVPVNVAI
- a CDS encoding histidine kinase; translation: LKKSLEAKDKMLSFLDKLMENVKQDEKSLAGTPFEPLVLAAKKANIKVKDLTLKFIQNEEEIDRIQAYLFKNIKEILGKIEQEMIEGETFFYSRVKSYFRSIVVILGVASLLAILLSFFTSRSVSSALKRIINDLREASEQVSSASGNVSQAGQALAEGASSQAASLEETSSSLEEMAAMTKQNANNAQEADNLMKEANQVVNAANRSMSGLTRSMDEISKASEETSKIIKTIDEIAFQTNLLALNAAVEAARAGEAGAGFAVVADEVRNLALRAAESARDTSSLIEDTVTKIKQGSELVTETNEAFSKVSEKSAKVGELVAEIAAASNEQAEGITQLNKAMAEMDAVVQQNAANAEESASASEEMRSQAVQMKSIVEDLITLVEGEKGAHGSPTVTSGSSQVSRGKTQTQGGMIPLDNPEFLE